In Solanum pennellii chromosome 3, SPENNV200, a single window of DNA contains:
- the LOC107014658 gene encoding TORTIFOLIA1-like protein 3, whose translation MSVHSKQNQNQTRDMKHRVLTCLHKLSDRDTHSAAASELESIAKTLSPEAIPPFVSSIAATDSSDKSPVRKQCLRLISLLSEHHGDSLSPHLSKLLTAVVRRLRDPDSAVRNACVTACASISSHLTKPPFSSIIKPFLEALFTEQEMNSQIGAALCLSAAIEASPDPDIACLRKSLPRFEKLLKSDSFKAKAALLTMIGSVIAVRAASTQQIVRNLMPYLVEFVGSDDWAARKASAEALLRLVAVEGDALSEFKAPCLKTFEAKRFDKVKAVRETMNQMLEAWKGIPDLSDDGSPLPLSNSSSKENASDGRYPPGLKTSRVVSSSVPSVKRLSNKSSVADNSTASAAQKGPAIFRKLDRKKPWKVEVSAPHGSSVDYQQNNDGIQLGKDKDLDAHTKPGVKRTLFSKITNETRNSVVKAGSRVVPYQDEISESTEVVSNETEDLCGNQKGCEDLLLIRKQLAQIETQQSNLLDLLQKFMGSSQSGMQSLETRVHGLELALDEISFDLAMSTGRMSNTNSASMCCKLPGAEFLTSKLWKRTVGRGATAHFSASGGTSSAGLISSVAGQNGDGERLKVENRRYRLHSSRGFIVNPLAEIHGDPQRISEPSVGGVSKSPRNGV comes from the exons ATGTCGGTTCACAGTAAGCAAAACCAGAACCAAACACGTGATATGAAGCACCGGGTACTCACATGCCTACACAAGCTTTCCGACCGGGATACACATTCGGCGGCGGCTTCTGAACTCGAGTCTATTGCTAAAACTCTTTCCCCTGAAGCAATTCCTCCTTTTGTTTCCTCCATTGCCGCTACTGATTCTTCGGATAAGTCACCAGTCCGTAAACAATGTCTCCGACTGATCTCCCTGCTTTCTGAGCATCATGGAGATTCTCTCTCTCCTCACCTTTCCAAACTTCTAACCGCCGTCGTCCGCCGCCTGCGTGACCCGGATTCCGCTGTACGCAATGCTTGTGTCACTGCTTGTGCGTCCATTTCGTCACACCTGACTAAACCTCCCTTCTCCTCTATTATCAAGCCATTCCTTGAAGCACTTTTCACGGAACAGGAGATGAACTCGCAGATCGGTGCTGCTTTGTGTTTGTCGGCAGCTATTGAGGCGTCGCCAGATCCGGATATAGCCTGCTTGAGGAAGTCGTTGCCGAGATTTGAGAAGTTGCTTAAGAGCGATAGCTTCAAAGCGAAGGCAGCATTGCTTACAATGATTGGCAGTGTGATCGCAGTTAGAGCAGCTTCTACTCAGCAAATTGTGAGGAATTTGATGCCGTATTTGGTGGAATTCGTGGGTAGTGATGATTGGGCGGCTCGGAAAGCCAGTGCAGAGGCTTTGCTGAGGCTCGTGGCAGTCGAGGGAGATGCTTTATCTGAGTTTAAAGCACCGTGCTTGAAGACATTCGAGGCGAAACGATTTGATAAG GTAAAGGCAGTAAGGGAAACAATGAATCAAATGTTGGAAGCATGGAAGGGAATCCCTGATTTGTCTGATGATGGTTCCCCTCTTCCCTTGTCGAATTCCTCTTCCAAAG AAAATGCAAGTGATGGACGTTATCCGCCTGGTTTGAAGACTTCCAGGGTTGTGAGCTCCAGTGTTCCTAGTGTAAAGAGGCTGTCTAACAAGTCGTCTGTAGCAGATAATTCCACTGCTTCTGCTGCCCAAAAAGGTCCAGCAATCTTTCGCAAACTTGATCGCAAGAAGCCATGGAAAGTTGAAGTTTCTGCTCCTCATGGTTCTTCTGTGGATTATCAGCAAAACAATGATGGGATACAGTTGGGCAAAGACAAGGATCTGGATGCACATACAAAACCTGGAGTCAAGCGTACTCTTTTTAGTAAGATCACTAATGAAACCAGGAATAGTGTGGTGAAGGCTGGATCTCGTGTGGTTCCGTATCAAGATGAGATATCAGAATCTACTGAAGTTGTGAGCAATGAAACTGAAGATCTCTGTGGGAATCAAAAAGGTTGTGAAGATCTCTTGCTGATCCGGAAACAGCTTGCTCAAATTGAAACTCAGCAGTCCAATTTGTTAGATCTTCTCCAG aaatttatGGGGAGCTCACAAAGTGGCATGCAATCCCTGGAGACACGTGTACATGGTCTGGAACTGGCATTAGATGAGATCTCATTTGACTTGGCTATGTCAACCGGCAGGATGTCTAATACCAACTCTGCATCCATGTGTTGCAAGCTACCAGGTGCAGAATTCTTGACTTCAAAACTCTGGAAGAGAACAGTAGGTCGTGGTGCAACTGCACACTTCTCTGCTTCTGGTGGAACCTCATCAGCAGGTTTAATAAGCAGCGTAGCTGGTCAGAATGGAGATGGTGAAAGACTTAAGGTGGAGAATAGGAGATATCGGCTCCATAGTAGTCGCGGGTTTATTGTGAACCCATTAGCTGAAATTCATGGTGATCCACAGAGAATTTCTGAACCTTCAGTTGGTGGAGTTTCAAAAAGTCCGCGAAATGGTGTATGA
- the LOC107014856 gene encoding uncharacterized protein LOC107014856 isoform X1: MVSDSIPNVSIPIASSNPKDFAKKKRVNRLAKLKQCKLDARREQWLSQVKNKVLKEEQNTGGTHGSAKNVANERERLIKKLQIKPIGEEDNEGSLNHYSDFDSPTSHTSSVLGGNDSGSNFTGSSRGSSSSSSSGGCCSGSVSEEDEEVEDDCLDDWEAVADALAAIDEKQEQQNPSLDSHFERNENMTHMSSRQEVSERQGSGIDRSKQECNDRGLTPRPPLSCRAWRPDDTFRPSGLPNLSKQHSFPMNSERRCRRDSVWGCKTLATPTLCPICCEDLDYTDTSFLPCSCGFRLCLFCHKKILEEDGRCPGCRKQYNQEAVEREATIDGGRLTIRLARSCSMISRS; this comes from the exons ATGGTTTCCGATTCAATCCCCAATGTTTCGATCCCTATTGCTTCCTCTAACCCCAAAGATTTTGCCAAGAAAAAAAGG GTTAATCGGTTGGCGAAGTTGAAGCAGTGCAAGCTAGATGCTCGACGTGAGCAGTGGCTTTCACAAG TGAAGAACAAAGTTCTGAAGGAGGAACAAAACACTGGAGGAACTCATGGTTCAGCGAAGAATGTTGCGAATGAGAGGGAACGATTGATTAAGAAATTGCAGATAAAGCCAATAGGTGAAGAGGACAATGAAGGATCCTTAAACCACTACAGTGATTTTGATTCACCTACAAGCCACACCAGTAGTGTTTTGGGAGGAAATGATTCAGGGTCTAATTTCACAGGAAGCAGTAGAGGCAGTAGTAGCAGCAGTAGCAGTGGTGGATGTTGTTCAGGGAGTGTGagtgaagaagatgaagaagtagaGGATGATTGCTTGGATGATTGGGAGGCTGTTGCCGATGCGCTGGCTGCCATTGATGAAAAACAGGAGCAGCAAAATCCCAGTTTGGATTCACATTTTGAGAGGAATGAGAATATGACACATATGAGTTCTAGGCAAGAGGTTTCTGAAAGGCAGGGTTCAGGGATTGATAGATCAAAGCAGGAGTGTAATGACAGAGGATTGACACCTAGACCTCCTCTCAGTTGCCGGGCATGGAGGCCCGATGATACATTCCGTCCGTCGGGTTTGCCAAATTTGTCGAAGCAGCATAGTTTCCCAATGAATTCTGAACGGCGTTGTAGGAGGGACTCTGTATGGGGATGTAAAACTTTAGCCACACCCACTTTGTGTCCCATATGCTGTGAAGATTTGGATTATACAGACACGAGTTTTCTCCCTTGTTCGTGCGGATTTAGGCTTTGCCTCTTTTGTCACAAGAAGATTCTCGAGGAAGATGGGCGTTGTCCAGGGTGCAGGAAACAGTATAACCAGGAGGCAGTTGAGCGAGAGGCAACCATTGATGGAGGCAGACTGACGATTCGATTGGCTCGTTCCTGTAGCATGATATCAAGGTCCTAG
- the LOC107013869 gene encoding ABC transporter G family member 23, with protein MASPCTTYHPSPGSPENDSMILFSTSTSCSPAKESTITNSNSSSFDSSSPPQSSLDKTYELRIRNLSYTISPNGSIFSSLMKKSTKPKTTILKSVSFVAGCSGILAIVGPSGTGKSTLLRVISGRVSDKEFDPKSIYLNDHAITTPAQLRNICGYVAQEDNLLPLLTVKETLMFSAKFRLRGMSSKEREERVESLMQELGLDHVANNFVGDEEKRGISGGERKRVSIGVDMIHDPSILLLDEPTSGLDSSSALQVIELLSSMAKTKQRSIVLSIHQPSYRILQYISNLLILSHGSVVHYGSLQSLEENITRMGYEIPIQLNPLEFAMEIISVLENQEPHYKYQSCSYLRWEEAIIQDTANKEVIDQAKVGAVLNKHCSSLFEIAVLCSRFWKIIYRTKQLFLARTMQALVGGFGLGSVYIKMRNDEGAVAERLGLFAFSLSFLLSSTVEALPIYLQERRVIMKEASRGAYKISSYMIANTIIFLPFLFAVAILFAVPVYWIVGLNPSITAFVFFTFVVWVIVLMASSLVLFLSAISPDFISGNSLICTVLGAFFLFSGYFIPKECIPKYWLFMYYVSLYRYPLDALLTNEYWSLRHKCFTWNDENHSECLLTGNDVLKNRGLDKDTRWMNVGIMLAFFVFYRVISWIVLARKASKTTI; from the coding sequence atggcTTCTCCATGTACAACTTACCATCCAAGTCCTGGTAGCCCTGAAAATGACTCAATGATACTTTTCTCAACTTCAACTTCATGTTCACCAGCCAAAGAATCCACAATAACTAACTCTAATTCTTCTTCCTTCGATTCTTCATCGCCACCACAATCGTCTCTAGATAAAACTTATGAACTAAGAATTCGAAATCTCTCCTATACTATCTCCCCAAACGGCTCAATATTTTCTTCGTTAATGAAGAAGAGTACTAAGCCAAAAACCACCATACTCAAATCAGTTTCTTTTGTGGCTGGATGTTCGGGGATTCTAGCGATTGTTGGACCAAGTGGAACGGGCAAGTCAACGTTGTTACGTGTGATATCAGGCAGGGTGAGTGACAAGGAGTTTGATCCAAAGAGTATTTATCTCAATGATCATGCTATTACCACCCCTGCACAATTGAGGAACATATGTGGTTACGTAGCTCAAGAGGACAATTTACTTCCTTTGTTAACAGTGAAGGAAACTTTAATGTTTAGCGCAAAGTTTAGGCTAAGAGGGATGAGTTCAAAGGAGCGCGAAGAAAGAGTTGAAAGCTTGATGCAAGAACTTGGCCTTGATCATGTAGCTAACAACTTTGTTGGAGACGAAGAGAAGAGAGGAATTTCAGGTGGAGAAAGAAAAAGGGTGTCGATTGGAGTTGACATGATTCATGATCCATCAATATTACTCTTAGATGAGCCAACTTCAGGACTAGACAGCAGTTCAGCACTCCAAGTTATTGAATTGCTTTCGTCTATGGcgaaaacaaaacaaagaagTATAGTTTTATCTATCCATCAGCCTAGTTATAGAATTCTTCAGTACATTTCTAATCTTTTGATCCTTTCTCATGGATCAGTTGTTCACTATGGCTCTCTTCAATCGCTCGAGGAAAATATAACTAGGATGGGATATGAAATACCTATTCAGCTCAACCCTCTTGAATTTGCCATGGAAATTATATCCGTATTGGAAAATCAAGAACCACATTACAAGTATCAGTCATGTTCCTATTTGAGATGGGAAGAGGCCATAATTCAAGACACCGCGAATAAAGAAGTGATTGATCAGGCAAAAGTTGGGGCTGTTTTGAATAAACACTGCTCAAGTTTATTCGAAATAGCAGTGTTATGTTCAAGATTCTGGAAGATTATTTACAGGACAAAGCAACTGTTCTTGGCGAGAACGATGCAAGCTCTTGTGGGAGGATTTGGACTTGGAAGTGTGTATATAAAAATGAGAAATGATGAAGGTGCAGTTGCAGAAAGATTAGGCCTTTTTGCATTTAGCCTAAGTTTTCTTCTTTCATCCACTGTTGAAGCTTTACCAATTTATCTTCAAGAAAGGCGCGTGATCATGAAGGAAGCGTCTAGAGGAGCTTATAAAATCTCTTCTTACATGATCGCGAATACCATAATCTTTCTCCCATTTCTCTTTGCAGTTGCCATTCTTTTCGCTGTCCCAGTGTACTGGATTGTAGGGCTGAACCCCTCGATTACAGCTTTCGTGTTCTTCACTTTCGTGGTTTGGGTGATAGTGTTGATGGCAAGCTCATTGGTTCTGTTTCTGAGTGCAATTTCCCCTGATTTCATTTCAGGGAATTCACTGATTTGCACTGTTCTTGGGGCATTTTTTCTATTCTCAGGCTACTTCATTCCAAAAGAATGCATACCAAAATATTGGCTTTTCATGTACTATGTTTCATTATATAGGTACCCGTTGGACGCTTTGTTGACAAATGAATATTGGAGCTTGAGACACAAATGTTTTACGTGGAATGATGAAAATCATTCAGAATGTTTGCTTACAGGAAATGATGTATTGAAGAACAGAGGACTTGACAAGGATACTAGATGGATGAATGTTGGAATTATGCTTGCTTTCTTTGTGTTTTATAGGGTGATTTCTTGGATTGTTCTTGCAAGAAAAGCATCAAAGACAACAATTTGA
- the LOC107014855 gene encoding formin-like protein 4, with protein MDTPGPPPTNSSQKHVILKAVIAAVLSTLVVAGTLFYFFYRYYVIRRWKKNKLNSSFRREVPHQEFQQTGALKGLIVDENGLDVIYLRRFEGRSQLGSCFSKIWVNHMDEDEDEDGEEEKRIDSRREQPVSSDHIQEMPLLQNCSNVGSNENKEAVTASQQRTNSLFAASRSSKQPSTSLLFQQKEIIPHQPETPSELAVVSSQNLPQPPIPPPAPPPPPPQPQAPPPPPPPLPMKRIAKAPTPPNAGKIKSSPPSHPPKGDASSSSIKPPIAPRGNGSRKDKAEAQNEEKSKENGETKVKLRPLHWDKVVANADHSMVWDEINNGSFRFEDDLMEALFGYNVTSKRTPEGNRATTSSGTSKLARPTQMFILDPRKSQNTAIVLKSLSVSRKEILDALTEGQGLSVDTLEKLTKICPTEEETSKILQFDGNTRKLADAESFLYQMLKAVPSAFKRFNAMLFRSNYDPEILNLKENLQTIELGCKELRTSRIFIRLLEAILKAGNRMNAGTARGNAQGFNLSALQKLSYVKSNDGKTTLLHFVVEQVICSEGKRCLINKGHKDDSDRKTEKVEKDTEHLTLGLPVLQGLSSEFSNVKKAATIDYDSFINTCSTLTTRVNDVKHLITCCGIAERDQFVKETKGFLEECEEELKVIREEQTRVMELVKRTTEYYQAGTSKEKSTQSLLLFAFVKDFLDMVDKVCVDIRKKVQKKSAATVESSPPRSPRPITPVRSHNLGTYFTPEIASSESENDF; from the exons ATGGATACACCAGGGCCACCTCCAACAAACTCATCTCAGAAACATGTGATTCTGAAGGCTGTTATTGCTGCAGTTCTATCTACTTTGGTAGTCGCTGGCACactattttatttcttctacaGATACTATGTAATTCGTCGATGGAAGAAAAACAAGTTGAATTCAAGTTTTCGTAGAGAAGTGCCTCATCAAGAATTCCAGCAAACTGGGGCTTTAAAAGGGTTGATAGTTGATGAAAACGGGCTTGATGTTATATATTTGAGAAGATTCGAAGGTAGAAGCCAACTAGGAAGTTGTTTTTCTAAGATTTGGGTGAATCATATGGAcgaggatgaggatgaggacGGGGAGGAAGAGAAGAGGATTGATAGCAGACGAGAGCAACCAGTTTCAAGTGATCACATTCAAGAAATGCCTTTACTGCAAAATTGTAGCAATGTAGGTAGCAATGAGAATAAAGAGGCAGTTACTGCATCACAACAAAGAACTAACTCGCTCTTCGCAGCAAGCAGATCTTCAAAACAGCCATCGACCTCATTACTGTTTCAACAAAAGGAAATCATTCCGCATCAGCCAGAAACACCTTCTGAACTAGCAGTAGTCTCCAGTCAAAATCTGCCTCAGCCACCGATACCTCCACCAGCTCCACCACCTCCTCCGCCTCAGCCACAAGCACCACCACCTCCTCCGCCTCCCCTTCCAATGAAGAGGATTGCCAAAGCACCAACACCACCAAATGCAGGAAAGATAAAATCTTCTCCACCATCCCACCCACCAAAGGGGGATGCTTCAAGTTCATCGATAAAACCACCTATTGCACCAAGAGGGAATGGGAGCAGGAAAGATAAAGCAGAAGCTCAAAACGAAGAGAAGTCGAAAGAAAACGGTGAAACTAAAGTCAAATTGAGGCCACTGCACTGGGATAAAGTCGTTGCTAATGCTGATCATTCTATGGTCTGGGATGAAATCAACAATGGATCTTTCCG ATTTGAAGATGACCTTATGGAAGCTCTGTTTGGATACAATGTCACTTCCAAGAGAACCCCTGAAGGAAATAGGGCGACAACAAGCTCAGGCACTTCTAAGTTGGCTCGACCAACTCAAATGTTTATCCTCGATCCTAGGAAGTCACAGAACACAGCAATTGTGCTAAAGTCTCTTTCAGTCTCTCGCAAAGAAATTCTTGATGCCCTGACGGAGGGCCAAGGACTCAGTGTTGACACTCTAGAAAAACTAACCAAGATTTGCCCAACTGAAGAAGAAACGTCAAAAATCCTTCAATTTGATGGTAACACAAGAAAACTTGCTGACGCAGAGTCTTTCCTCTACCAAATGCTGAAAGCTGTTCCTTCAGCATTTAAACGTTTCAACGCGATGCTTTTCAGATCAAACTATGATCCAGAAATTCTTAACCTCAAGGAGAATCTGCAAACAATTGAGCTGGGTTGCAAGGAATTGAGAACAAGTAGAATTTTTATAAGACTTCTGGAAGCGATTCTTAAGGCTGGCAATCGGATGAATGCAGGAACGGCTAGAGGAAATGCTCAGGGATTCAACCTTAGTGCTTTACAGAAACTATCATATGTGAAAAGCAATGATGGAAAGACTACTCTGCTTCATTTTGTAGTCGAACAAGTCATCTGTTCTGAAGGTAAACGTTGCCTTATCAATAAAGGTCACAAGGATGATTCCGAtagaaaaacagaaaaagtaGAGAAAGATACTGAGCACCTAACACTAGGTTTACCAGTATTGCAAGGATTAAGTTCCGAATTCTCTAATGTAAAGAAAGCAGCTACCATAGACTACGATAGTTTCATCAATACATGTTCCACTCTTACAACACGGGTAAATGACGTCAAGCATCTCATAACGTGTTGTGGAATTGCTGAAAGGGATCAATTTGTAAAAGAGACTAAAGGTTTTCTAGAGGAATGTGAAGAGGAACTCAAGGTGATCAGAGAAGAACAAACAAGAGTTATGGAACTTGTCAAGAGAACGACAGAGTATTACCAAGCAGGAACTTCGAAGGAAAAAAGCACACAGTCACTTCTGTTGTTTgcatttgtgaaagactttctCGACATGGTTGACAAGGTGTGTGTTGATATCAGAAAGAAAGTACAGAAGAAGAGTGCAGCAACTGTAGAGTCATCACCACCCCGATCACCACGACCAATAACTCCTGTGAGGTCCCATAACTTGGGAACATACTTTACACCAGAAATAGCAAGTAGTGAATCTGAGAATGATTTCTGA
- the LOC107014856 gene encoding uncharacterized protein LOC107014856 isoform X2 yields MLDVSSGFHKNKVLKEEQNTGGTHGSAKNVANERERLIKKLQIKPIGEEDNEGSLNHYSDFDSPTSHTSSVLGGNDSGSNFTGSSRGSSSSSSSGGCCSGSVSEEDEEVEDDCLDDWEAVADALAAIDEKQEQQNPSLDSHFERNENMTHMSSRQEVSERQGSGIDRSKQECNDRGLTPRPPLSCRAWRPDDTFRPSGLPNLSKQHSFPMNSERRCRRDSVWGCKTLATPTLCPICCEDLDYTDTSFLPCSCGFRLCLFCHKKILEEDGRCPGCRKQYNQEAVEREATIDGGRLTIRLARSCSMISRS; encoded by the exons ATGCTCGACGTGAGCAGTGGCTTTCACAAG AACAAAGTTCTGAAGGAGGAACAAAACACTGGAGGAACTCATGGTTCAGCGAAGAATGTTGCGAATGAGAGGGAACGATTGATTAAGAAATTGCAGATAAAGCCAATAGGTGAAGAGGACAATGAAGGATCCTTAAACCACTACAGTGATTTTGATTCACCTACAAGCCACACCAGTAGTGTTTTGGGAGGAAATGATTCAGGGTCTAATTTCACAGGAAGCAGTAGAGGCAGTAGTAGCAGCAGTAGCAGTGGTGGATGTTGTTCAGGGAGTGTGagtgaagaagatgaagaagtagaGGATGATTGCTTGGATGATTGGGAGGCTGTTGCCGATGCGCTGGCTGCCATTGATGAAAAACAGGAGCAGCAAAATCCCAGTTTGGATTCACATTTTGAGAGGAATGAGAATATGACACATATGAGTTCTAGGCAAGAGGTTTCTGAAAGGCAGGGTTCAGGGATTGATAGATCAAAGCAGGAGTGTAATGACAGAGGATTGACACCTAGACCTCCTCTCAGTTGCCGGGCATGGAGGCCCGATGATACATTCCGTCCGTCGGGTTTGCCAAATTTGTCGAAGCAGCATAGTTTCCCAATGAATTCTGAACGGCGTTGTAGGAGGGACTCTGTATGGGGATGTAAAACTTTAGCCACACCCACTTTGTGTCCCATATGCTGTGAAGATTTGGATTATACAGACACGAGTTTTCTCCCTTGTTCGTGCGGATTTAGGCTTTGCCTCTTTTGTCACAAGAAGATTCTCGAGGAAGATGGGCGTTGTCCAGGGTGCAGGAAACAGTATAACCAGGAGGCAGTTGAGCGAGAGGCAACCATTGATGGAGGCAGACTGACGATTCGATTGGCTCGTTCCTGTAGCATGATATCAAGGTCCTAG